Proteins from one Bos indicus x Bos taurus breed Angus x Brahman F1 hybrid chromosome 19, Bos_hybrid_MaternalHap_v2.0, whole genome shotgun sequence genomic window:
- the ARHGDIA gene encoding rho GDP-dissociation inhibitor 1: protein MAEQEPTAEQLAQIAAENEEDEHSVNYKPPAQKSIQEIQELDKDDESLRKYKEALLGRVAVSADPNVPNVVVTRLTLVCSTAPGPLELDLTGDLESFKKQSFVLKEGVEYRIKISFRVNREIVSGMKYIQHTYRKGVKIDKTDYMVGSYGPRAEEYEFLTPMEEAPKGMLARGSYNIKSRFTDDDRTDHLSWEWNLTIKKEWKD from the exons ATGGCTGAGCAGGAGCCCACAGCTGAGCAGTTGGCACAGATTGCGGCAGAGAACGAGGAGGACGAGCACTCAGTCAACTATAAGCCCCCGGCCCAGAAGAGCATTCAGGAGATCCAGGAGCTGGACAAGGACGACGAGAGTCTGCGCAAGTACAAGGAGGCCCTTCTGGGCCGTGTGGCTGTGTCTGCTG ACCCCAATGTCCCCAATGTTGTGGTGACCCGACTAACCCTGGTGTGTAGTACTGCCCCGGGCCCCCTGGAGCTGGACCTGACAG GTGATCTGGAGAGCTTCAAGAAGCAGTCCTTTGTGCTGAAGGAGGGTGTGGAATATCGGATAAAAATCTCCTTCCGG GTGAACCGAGAGATTGTGTCTGGCATGAAGTACATCCAGCACACGTACAGGAAAGGCGTGAAGA TTGACAAGACCGACTACATGGTGGGGAGCTATGGGCCCCGGGCGGAGGAGTATGAGTTCCTGACCCCCATGGAGGAGGCGCCCAAGGGCATGCTGGCTCGAGGCAGCTACAACATCAAGTCCCGCTTCACAGACGACGACAGGACCGACCACCTGTCCTGGGAGTGGAATCTCACCATCAAGAAGGAGTGGAAGGACTGA
- the P4HB gene encoding protein disulfide-isomerase — translation MLRRALLCLALTALFRAGAGAPDEEDHVLVLHKGNFDEALAAHKYLLVEFYAPWCGHCKALAPEYAKAAGKLKAEGSEIRLAKVDATEESDLAQQYGVRGYPTIKFFKNGDTASPKEYTAGREADDIVNWLKKRTGPAASTLSDGAAAEALVESSEVAVIGFFKDVESDSAKQFLLAAEAIDDIPFGITSNSDVFSKYQLDKDGVVLFKKFDEGRNNFEGEVTKEKLLDFIKHNQLPLVIEFTEQTAPKIFGGEIKTHILLFLPKSVSDYEGKLSNFKKAAESFKGKILFIFIDSDHTDNQRILEFFGLKKEECPAVRLITLEEEMTKYKPESDELTAEKITEFCHRFLEGKIKPHLMSQELPDDWDKQPVKVLVGKNFEEVAFDEKKNVFVEFYAPWCGHCKQLAPIWDKLGETYKDHENIVIAKMDSTANEVEAVKVHSFPTLKFFPASADRTVIDYNGERTLDGFKKFLESGGQDGAGDDDDLEDLEEAEEPDLEEDDDQKAVKDEL, via the exons ATGCTGCGCCGCGCTCTGCTCTGCCTGGCCCTGACCGCGCTATTCCGCGCGGGTGCCGGCGCCCCCGACGAGGAGGACCACGTCCTGGTGCTCCATAAGGGCAACTTCGACGAGGCGCTGGCGGCCCACAAGTACCTGCTGGTGGAGTTCT ACGCCCCATGGTGCGGCCACTGCAAGGCTCTGGCCCCGGAGTATGCCAAAGCAGCTGGGAAGCTGAAGGCAGAAGGTTCTGAGATCAGACTGGCCAAGGTGGATGCCACTGAAGAGTCTGACCTGGCCCAGCAGTATGGTGTCCGAGGCTACCCCACCATCAAGTTCTTCAAGAATGGAGACACAGCTTCCCCCAAAGAGTACACAG CTGGCCGAGAAGCGGATGATATCGTGAACTGGCTGAAGAAGCGCACGGGCCCCGCTGCCAGCACGCTGTCCGACGGGGCTGCTGCAGAGGCCTTGGTGGAGTCCAGTGAGGTGGCCGTCATTGGCTTCTTCAAG GACGTGGAGTCGGACTCTGCAAAGCAGTTCTTGTTGGCAGCAGAGGCCATTGATGACATCCCCTTCGGGATCACATCTAACAGCGATGTGTTCTCCAAATACCAGCTGGACAAGGATGGGGTTGTCCTCTTTAAGAAG TTTGACGAAGGCCGGAACAACTTTGAGGGGGAGGTCACCAAAGAAAAGCTTCTGGACTTCATCAAGCACAACCAGTTGCCCCTGGTCATTGAGTTCACCGAGCAG ACAGCCCCGAAGATCTTCGGAGGGGAAATCAAGACTCACATCCTGCTGTTCCTGCCGAAAAGCGTGTCTGACTATGAGGGCAAGCTGAGCAACTTCAAAAAAGCGGCTGAGAGCTTCAAGGGCAAG ATCCTGTTTATCTTCATCGACAGCGACCACACTGACAACCAGCGCATCCTGGAATTCTTCGGCCTAAAGAAAGAGGAGTGCCCGGCCGTGCGCCTCATCAcgctggaggaggagatgaccaAATATAAGCCAGAGTCAGATGAGCTGACGGCAGAGAAGATCACCGAGTTCTGCCACCGCTTCCTGGAGGGCAAGATTAAG CCCCACCTGATGAGCCAGGAGCTGCCTGACGACTGGGACAAGCAGCCTGTCAAAGTGCTGGTTGGGAAGAACTTTGAAGAGGTTGCTTTTGATGAGAAAAAGAACGTCTTTGTAGAGTTCT ATGCCCCGTGGTGCGGTCACTGCAAGCAGCTGGCCCCCATCTGGGATAAGCTGGGAGAGACGTACAAGGACCACGAGAACATAGTCATCGCCAAGATGGACTCCACGGCCAACGAGGTGGAGGCGGTGAAAGTGCACAGCTTCCCCACGCTCAAGTTCTTCCCCGCCAGCGCCGACAGGACG GTCATCGACTACAATGGGGAGCGGACACTGGATGGTTTTAAGAAGTTCCTGGAGAGTGGTGGCCAGGATGGGGCCGGAGATGATGAC GATCTAGAAGATCTTGAAGAAGCAGAAGAGCCTGATCTGGAGGAAGATGATGATCAAAAAGCTGTGAAAGATGAACTGTAA
- the PPP1R27 gene encoding protein phosphatase 1 regulatory subunit 27, whose product MPSRTARYARYSPRQRRRRLLADRSVRFPNDVLFLDHIRQGDLEQVGRFIRTRKVSLDTIYPSGLAALHEAVLSGNLECVKLLVKYGADIHQRDETGWTPLHIACSDGYPDIARYLISLGADREAANDDGDLPSDLIDPEFKDLVELFKGTKMD is encoded by the exons ATGCCCAGCAGAACAGCCCGCTATGCCCGCTACAGCCCAAGGCAGCGGCGCCGGAGGCTCCTGGCTGATCGCAGCGTACGCTTCCCTAATGACGTCCTGTTCTTGGACCACATCCGCCAGGGCGACCTGGAGCAGGTGGGGCGCTTCATCCGGACTCGGAAAGTCTCCCTGGACACCATCTACCCCTCAG GCCTGGCTGCCCTTCATGAAGCGGTGCTTTCTGGAAACCTTGAGTGTGTGAAGCTGCTAGTCAAATACGGGGCAGACATTCATCAGCGAGACGAGACAGGCTGGACACCCCTGCACATCGCGTGCAGTGACGGATACCCTGATATAGCCAG GTACCTCATTTCCCTGGGGGCAGACAGAGAAGCGGCGAACGACGATGGAGATCTGCCTTCAGACCTCATTGACCCGGAATTCAAGGACTTGGTGGAGCTATTCAAAGGGACTAAGATGGACTga